A single window of Malus sylvestris chromosome 5, drMalSylv7.2, whole genome shotgun sequence DNA harbors:
- the LOC126621044 gene encoding putative cyclic nucleotide-gated ion channel 8 — MFDCTRKSQYIGGQKEKFVRLDDLGSTYSMSSDTGKMNKCGFSIESFPFTGGKPKRAPSQSFRYGIQQGTDGLKTFGRSLRTGVTRAVFPEDLKVSDKKIFDPQDKSLLLWNRLFVITCIFAISIDPLFFYLPIFDNDEDCLSIDRRLGTTTITIRSLVDAFYLIRMALQFRTAYIAPSSRVFGRGELVIDPPQIAKRYLHRYFLVDLASVLPLPQIVVWRFLHGRESEVLATKQALLFIVWLQLLPRFIRLLALNSDLKRSAGAFAESAWAGAAYYLLWFMLAAQVTGAAWYLLAVERYDGCWRGACRNSGKCRIEYLYCGIDANAPGFKEWQKIRVDLLKKSCTAEGENPPFNFGIFAEAISSDVIASAEFMSKLLFCLWWGLKNLSTLGQGLETSTYPLEVLFSIGIGIFGLILFALLIGNIQTYLQSLTIRLEEMRIKKRDSEQWMHHRWLPQELRERVRRYDQYKWLETRGVDEENIVQSLPKDLRRDIKRHLCLNLVRRVPLFANMDERLLDAICERLKPSLCTDNTYIVREGDPVIEMLFIIRGRLESVTTDGGRSGFFNSGVLKEGDFCGEELLTWALDPKAGSNLPSSTRTVKALTEVEAFALEAEELKFVASQFRHLHSRQVQYTFRFYSQQWRTWAACFIQAAWRHYRRKLAEKQRREEEEGFDYGEGDDDDGGGGGDFKGGSGTSMLRSAIYASRFAANALRGHRIRSGREQILKLQKPTEPDFSAYDDK; from the exons ATGTTCGATTGCACTCGCAAATCACAGTATATTGGTGGCCAAAAGGAGAAATTTGTACG GTTGGATGACTTGGGTTCTACGTATTCCATGAGTTCTGATACCGGTAAAATGAATAAATGTGGATTTAGTATCGAGTCATTCCCTTTTACTGGTGGAAAACCAAAGAGAGCACCGTCACAATCATTCAGGTATGGAATTCAACAGGGAACAGATGGACTAAAGACATTTGGTAGATCATTAAGAACTGGCGTCACCCGCGCAGTGTTCCCAGAAGATCTTAAAGTGTCTGATAAAAAGATATTTGACCCCCAAGACAAATCCCTCCTGCTATGGAACAGGCTTTTCGTCATAACTTGCATCTTTGCAATATCCATTGACCCTTTGTTCTTCTATCTTCCAATCTTCGACAATGATGAGGATTGCCTCTCTATCGATCGAAGATTAGGAACGACAACTATAACTATACGGTCATTAGTAGATGCTTTCTACCTTATTCGCATGGCTTTACAGTTTCGTACAGCTTATATTGCTCCATCATCTCGGGTTTTCGGAAGAGGCGAACTTGTGATAGATCCTCCGCAGATAGCAAAGCGATATCTACACCGTTATTTCTTAGTTGACTTGGCTTCTGTGCTCCCCTTACCCCAG ATTGTGGTTTGGAGATTCTTGCATGGAAGAGAGTCAGAGGTTTTGGCTACGAAACAGGCATTGCTGTTTATTGTCTGGCTCCAGTTACTACCGAGATTTATCCGCTTATTAGCTTTAAACTCTGATCTGAAAAGGAGTGCAGGTGCTTTTGCCGAAAGTGCTTGGGCCGGGGCTGCCTACTATTtgctttggtttatgcttgccGCTCAA GTCACCGGGGCTGCATGGTACTTATTAGCTGTTGAGCGCTATGATGGATGCTGGCGGGGAGCTTGTAGAAATAGTGGAAAATGTAGGATAGAATACTTGTACTGTGGCATTGATGCAAATGCCCCCGGATTCAAAGAATGGCAAAAAATCAGAGTGGATCTTCTTAAGAAGAGCTGCACTGCGGAAGGGGAAAATCCGCCATTTAATTTTGGAATCTTCGCAGAGGCTATATCTTCAGATGTCATTGCATCAGCCGAATTTATGTCCAAATTATTGTTCTGCTTGTGGTGGGGACTGAAAAATTTAAG TACACTTGGCCAGGGGCTCGAAACTAGCACGTACCCTCTAGAGGTTCTATTTTCCATTGGGATAGGCATTTTTGGGCTCATCCTCTTTGCCCTTCTGATTGGAAATATCCAG ACGTACCTTCAGTCTCTAACAATTCGTCTTGAGGAGATGCGGATTAAAAAGCGTGACTCTGAGCAGTGGATGCACCACCGCTGGCTTCCACAAGAACTTAGGGAAAGGGTTAGGCGCTATGATCAATACAAGTGGTTGGAGACTCGCGGTGTGGATGAGGAGAACATTGTCCAGAGTCTTCCAAAAGATCTAAGAAGGGACATTAAACGCCATCTCTGCTTGAATTTGGTTAGAAGG GTGCCTCTTTTCGCCAATATGGATGAGCGGTTACTTGACGCCATTTGTGAGCGCCTGAAACCAAGTTTATGCACGGACAATACCTACATTGTCCGGGAAGGGGATCCGGTTATTGAGATGCTGTTCATCATACGTGGTCGCCTAGAAAGTGTTACTACAGATGGCGGTAGAAGTGGATTTTTCAACAGCGGTGTACTGAAAGAAGGGGACTTTTGCGGAGAAGAGCTCCTAACATGGGCACTGGATCCTAAAGCTGGTTCTAACTTGCCATCGTCAACTCGAACTGTGAAGGCTTTAACTGAGGTTGAGGCTTTTGCTTTAGAAGCAGAGGAGTTGAAATTTGTTGCCAGTCAGTTTCGGCACCTGCATAGCAGACAGGTTCAGTACACCTTTCGTTTCTACTCCCAGCAGTGGAGGACTTGGGCAGCGTGCTTTATCCAAGCCGCATGGCGCCACTACAGGAGAAAATTGGCGGAAAAACAGCGtagagaagaggaagaaggctTTGACTACGGTGaaggagatgatgatgatggtggtggtggtggtgattttAAAGGCGGTTCTGGTACAAGCATGCTTCGTTCTGCCATCTATGCATCCCGGTTTGCAGCAAATGCTCTTCGTGGTCATAGGATCCGCAGTGGAAGGGAGCAGATATTGAAGCTGCAGAAGCCCACTGAACCCGATTTCTCTGCTTATGATGACAAGTAA